The Gemmatimonadota bacterium genome has a window encoding:
- the aroQ gene encoding type II 3-dehydroquinate dehydratase, producing the protein MRIGVVHGPNLNLLGRREPGIYGRQTLAEINAQLEALAGELNVELELFQANGEGELVSHVHAAGDRVAGLVVNAGAYSHTSIALRDALVGVGRPFVEVHLSNLYRREAFRRRSVLAAPAVGVVMGFGAVSYLLGLRGLVLYLRGRS; encoded by the coding sequence TTGAGGATCGGCGTCGTCCACGGCCCGAATCTGAACCTCCTGGGCCGGCGCGAGCCGGGGATCTACGGCCGCCAGACGTTGGCGGAGATCAACGCACAGCTCGAGGCACTGGCCGGGGAACTGAATGTCGAGCTGGAGCTGTTCCAGGCGAACGGCGAGGGTGAGCTGGTGAGCCACGTGCACGCGGCCGGCGATCGGGTGGCCGGCCTGGTGGTCAATGCGGGCGCCTACTCGCATACCAGCATAGCGCTACGCGATGCGCTGGTGGGTGTGGGGCGCCCATTTGTCGAAGTGCACCTGTCGAACTTATACAGGCGCGAGGCTTTTCGGCGGCGGTCCGTACTGGCAGCGCCGGCCGTAGGCGTGGTCATGGGGTTCGGCGCGGTCAGCTATCTTCTCGGGCTGCGCGGCCTGGTACTGTACCTGCGGGGCCGGTCCTAG